The DNA window CCCGGCTTGTCGACCATCACATCCTTGCCGGCTTGCATCGCCCGGATGGCGATGCCCGCACGATCGCGCGGAATGGCGGCGGTGCAGATGACATCGATCGACTGATCCGCGAAGATCGCGTCGCGGTCGAGGGGCTTCGCATCCGGATAGGTCTTGCGGAACTGCTCCATCAGGGCGGGCACCGAGGTCTCGGGGCAGTAGCCCGCGAATTCCGCACCCTCTCCCAGGAGCCCATTCACGTGATCGAATATATGGCCGTGATCGATGCCTACGGCGGCAAATCTCAGCATTGCCGGCTTCCTCCCAACGCGACCTCGTTCAAAAGCGAACGTGACCTGCCGCCCGGTGCTCCTTTTCCGCAGGCAGGCCTTCGTGGTTAGACCAGAACCGAATTCCTGAAAGATGTCAAGCCTGGCGAGGGCGCCGGTGTTTCGGTGAAAATTCTGTACCTTACCCCGTTCTGTGCAGCATTTTTACAGAGGCTATTGACTTTTCTCACGGTCCACAGAATCTTTCTGGTTAGACCAAAGCCGATCGGCCAGGAATCGAGGGGCCGATCGGGACAGGAGGAGAACGGTCGAAATCGGGCTTGAAGGAGCCAGGGAGGAAGAAAATGTCCATGAAACTCGCCGCTATCGTGCCGGGCACGGCGCTCGGGCTGCTGATCACCGCGGCCGCCCATGCCCAGCAGATTACAGTCCAGTGCGACGATCTCGGCTTCGGCTGCGACACCATGGCGCCGGTGGTCGAACGATTCAACCAGGAGCATGCCGGCAAGACCGTGAAGCTCGAGAAGGTCTCCTACCAGACGATCGTCGAGGCGCTGCCGGTGCAGCTCGAATCAGGCGAAGGGCCGGATGCCGCCATCGTCACCGACCTGGGAGGATTGAGCCGCTACTATCTCGACCTCACGCCCTATGTGGACGCCGCTCATTTCGAGCAGGAGTTCGGGCGCACGCTGCAGTGGCTGCGCGGCAGCAACCCGGATGGCGAGGCCATCAACGGCATGCCGACCTCGCTGACGGTGAACGGCGCCTATGTGAACCTCACGTTGTTCGAGCAGGCCGGCGTCCCCGTGCCGCAGGAGGGCGCCACCTGGGACGAGTGGGCGGAAGCGGCACGCCAGGTGGCCGACGCGACACAGACGGACTTCCCGATGGAGATGGACCGCTCGGGCCACCGCTTCGCGAGTTTCGCGATCAGCCACGGCGCGGAGCTGGTGGACGACGAAGGCAATCCCGTCGTCGATGACGGCCTGCGCACCGCGATCGAGAAGTTCGTCGAGTGGCACAAGAACGGCACCATGCCGCTCGATCTGTGGGGCGCGGTCGGCGGCTCCACCCATCGCGAGCTCTTCACCGATTTCCTGAACGCCAATGTGGTCTTCTATTTCGGCGGCTCGTGGACGCTGAACCAGATGGACACCGAAGTGGGCGACCTCTTCGAATGGGCGGTCGTTTCCGCTCCATGCGGCCCTTCCTCCTGCACCGTGATGCCGGGCGGCGGCGCGCTGGTCGGCTTCAGGCACACCGACAATCCCGAGCTCGTGGGCGAGTTCATCAACTATATCGCCCAGCCGGAGAACTATAAGGAAATCATCGCCGCGTCGGTGGAGATTCCGGCCGCAGCTTCGCTGATCGAGGGCGGTGTGGACTATCCCAGCGCATCGGAGCGCACGCGGGAAGCGCTCGCCACCTTCACGAACCAGATCCCGAAAATGGCGCCGGCGGCCTACCGCTTCCAGGGCTGGCGGTTCCAGCGGGCGATGATGAACGCACTCACCACGCGCATCAGCCAGGTCATCAATGACGAGCTTACGGTGGATGCGGCGCTGGAGCGCATCAAGCAGGACGTAGAGCTCGCCATGGACGCGGCCAAGGCCGGCAACCAATAACCACCGCGAGAGGAAGGGCGCATGGCCGTCGGAGCCACGCTATCGGGAGCAGCCGCCGCCCTTGCGGCGCTCCCCGCAAAGCTGGTCGAGCCCGTCATGCTCGGCCTGCAGAAGCTTCTGGGCGCCCGGCGCATGCCGTGGGTGTTCCTGATCCCCAATCTCACGGCCGTGCTCCTCTTCTCGCTCCTGCCCGTCTTCATCAACATCTTCTATTCGGTGACGGGCAGCGACCGCCTCTTCCCGCAGGAGCGGCCCTATGTGGGCGCCGCGAACTACGAAACGCTGCTGGATTGCGGGAATTATCTGGACCCGTCCACCTGCTCGCGCGATCTCTTCTGGCGGGCGCTCGGCAACACGCTCCTCTTCGTGCCGGTCCAGGTGGCGGCCATGATCGGCATCGCGCTCTTCACCGCCATCTGCATCAATCGCGACATCAGGGGGCGCGGCTTCTTCCGCGGCATCTTCTTCTTTCCCGTGATGCTGTCGCCGGTGGTGGTGGCGCTCACCTGGCAATGGATCCTGCAGCGCAACGGCGCGCTCAACGGCCTGCTCACGGCCGTCGGGCTTCCGCCCGTGAACTGGCTCGTGCTGCCGGACATGGCCTTCTTCTGGTCCGTCTTCGTGACCGTCTGGGCGCATATGGGTTTCTTCACCATCATCCTGCTCGCCGGGCTCCAGTCCATCCCGCGCGACGTCTACGAGGCGGCGAAAATGGATTCGGCGAGCCCCTGGCGCGTCTTCACGCGCATCACATTGCCCATGCTGAAGCCCACGCTGCTCGTGGTCTTCATTCTCTGCGTGATCCGTTCGGTGCAGACCTTCGACGAACTCTATGTGCTGACGGGCGGCGGGCCGGGCTCGGCGACGATCCTGATCGTGCAGTTCATCTACGAGACGGGCTTCGCCATCCAGCCGCGCAATTTCGGGCTGGCGGCGGCCGCCTCGCTGCTTCTCGGCGCCGTGCTGCTCGTCTTCACCGTCATCCAGCTCAGGCTTGCCCGGGG is part of the Chelativorans sp. AA-79 genome and encodes:
- a CDS encoding ABC transporter substrate-binding protein; the protein is MSMKLAAIVPGTALGLLITAAAHAQQITVQCDDLGFGCDTMAPVVERFNQEHAGKTVKLEKVSYQTIVEALPVQLESGEGPDAAIVTDLGGLSRYYLDLTPYVDAAHFEQEFGRTLQWLRGSNPDGEAINGMPTSLTVNGAYVNLTLFEQAGVPVPQEGATWDEWAEAARQVADATQTDFPMEMDRSGHRFASFAISHGAELVDDEGNPVVDDGLRTAIEKFVEWHKNGTMPLDLWGAVGGSTHRELFTDFLNANVVFYFGGSWTLNQMDTEVGDLFEWAVVSAPCGPSSCTVMPGGGALVGFRHTDNPELVGEFINYIAQPENYKEIIAASVEIPAAASLIEGGVDYPSASERTREALATFTNQIPKMAPAAYRFQGWRFQRAMMNALTTRISQVINDELTVDAALERIKQDVELAMDAAKAGNQ
- a CDS encoding sugar ABC transporter permease encodes the protein MLGLQKLLGARRMPWVFLIPNLTAVLLFSLLPVFINIFYSVTGSDRLFPQERPYVGAANYETLLDCGNYLDPSTCSRDLFWRALGNTLLFVPVQVAAMIGIALFTAICINRDIRGRGFFRGIFFFPVMLSPVVVALTWQWILQRNGALNGLLTAVGLPPVNWLVLPDMAFFWSVFVTVWAHMGFFTIILLAGLQSIPRDVYEAAKMDSASPWRVFTRITLPMLKPTLLVVFILCVIRSVQTFDELYVLTGGGPGSATILIVQFIYETGFAIQPRNFGLAAAASLLLGAVLLVFTVIQLRLARGRSYD